In a genomic window of Quercus lobata isolate SW786 chromosome 4, ValleyOak3.0 Primary Assembly, whole genome shotgun sequence:
- the LOC115985869 gene encoding uncharacterized protein LOC115985869 — MTVMRRVRPDGDNCVFVSLDEFHRISHITVAKEAWEILETTYEGTKKVKDTKLQMFTTKFEELKMGDDESFDSFYGKLNEIVIAKLNLGEKIDNAKVVRKILRSLPKSFQAKVTAIEESKDLDEIKIQELIGSLQTYELGLPSHKTSKSLALKTIIKRMNDSSEEDGVEKDVVFLAKNFRKFLKMKNNGKPFSGGKFSSSKGDRKEFKKKEGKDSQSPQGIVCYKCNGHGHLKKECPNYLRGKGKAYATTHSDSDSSNFDSEESCDGEGNYSAFMTITHNEFSEELNLLVQELGDHSDKESMGVVKESDAEEDENAASLQENYNSLLEKSGEYTRIAKAAVKKMKKADEDYKSLLARYKEAKCEIETMNGELTEAYSKIKFLELEVVQANAKIERVSTKKLDDVISSQKHFSDKSRLGYIGGSSSLANVTKEVKFVKAREPVVVASTPKKVKDEIKKNVADQQVLNKSRNQSVVRTEAKGRLPPKSQRSLRTNHVCHYCGLQGHTKPNCHKLRALNNLRIKGQED, encoded by the exons atgactgtTATGCGAAGAGTCAGGCCAGATGGAGACAACTGTGTCTT TGTTTCTCTAGATGAGTtccacaggatttctcacataaCAGTAGCCAAGGAAGcctgggagatattggagaccacctatgaaggaacaaagaaagTTAAGGACACAAAGCTTCAGATGTTTACCACCAAATTCGAAGAGCTTAAGATGGGAGATGATGAGTCCTTTGATTCATTCTATGGAAAGCTCAACGAAATTGTGATAGCGAAGCTTAATCTTGGTGAGAAGATTGACAATGCTAAGGTGGTGAGAAAAATTTTGAGGTCCCTACCAAAAAGCTTCCAAGCGAAAGTCACAGCTATAGAGGAGAgtaaagatttggatgaaattaAGATCCAAGAGCTCATTGGGTCTCTTCAAACGTATGAGCTTGGACTGCCTTCTCATAAGAcaagtaaatctcttgctcttaaaacCATCATTAAAAGAATGAATGATTCCTCCGAAGAAGATGGAGTGGAAAAGGATGTAGTATTTCTAGCAAAGAACTTTCGGAAATTtttgaagatgaagaacaaTGGGAAACCGTTTAGCGGAGGGAAGTTCTCATCCTCTAAAGGTGATAggaaggagttcaagaagaaagaaggaaaggaTTCCCAATCTCCTCAAGGCATTGTGTGTTATAAATGCAATGGCCATGGACATCTAAAGAAGGAGTGTCCCAACTATCTAAGAGGAAAGGGCAAGGCGTATGCCACAACACATAGTGATTCGGattcttcaaattttgattCTGAAGAAAGTTGTGATGGAGAAGGGAACTACTCCGCGTTTATGACTATTACCCATAATGAGTTTTCGGAGGAGTTGAACTTGCTAGTACAAGAGCTTGGGGATCATAGTGATAAAGAATCAATGGGAGTTGTCAAAGAATctgatgctgaagaagatgaaaacgCAGCCAGCCTTCAAGAGAACTACAACTCACTCCTTGAGAAGTCAGGAGAGTATACAAGGATAGCCAAGGCAGCCgtaaagaagatgaaaaaggcAGATGAGGATTATAAAAGCCTGCTAGCGCGgtataaggaggccaagtgtgagatagaaacgATGAATGGTGAGCTAACTGAAGCttattcaaaaatcaaatttcttgaGCTAGAGGTAgtgcaagcaaatgccaagaTAGAGAGGGTATCCAcgaagaagctagatgatgttatttcatctcaaaaacaTTTCTCAGACAAGTCCAGGTTGGGATATATCGGAGGGAGTAGCTCATTGGCCAATGtcaccaaagaagtgaagtttgtgaaggccagAGAGCCGGTTGTAGTTGCCTCTACTCCTAAGAAAGTAAAGGATGAAATAAAGAAGAATGTGGCTGACCAACAGGTGCTGAACAAGTCTCGCAACCAATCAGTGGTTCGAACTGAAGCCAAAGGAAGATTACCTCCAAAATCACAAAGAAGTTTGAGAACGAACCATGTATGCCATtattgtggacttcaagggcacaccaaacctaattgtcataagctgagaGCATTGAACAACCTACGgatcaaaggtcaagaggacTAA